In Actinomadura citrea, a single window of DNA contains:
- a CDS encoding D-sedoheptulose-7-phosphate isomerase has translation MLYPFLYAGGSGLDTLLEDVRRSTREKVEEIVRLREAVLELYGEDLAACAARMADAFRSGGRLFTFGNGGSSTDAQDVAALFLNPGGSARPLPALALTTDVAVVTALSNDVGFEVVFARQLAAFGRPGDIALALSTSGNSDNLIAALREAARRGMTVVGLAGYTGGQMAETSGLHHLFTVPSSSVHRIQEAQTTIYHALWELTQRELAGEDF, from the coding sequence ATGCTCTATCCCTTCCTGTACGCGGGCGGCTCGGGGCTGGACACACTGCTGGAGGACGTGCGCCGCTCGACGCGCGAGAAGGTCGAGGAGATCGTCCGGCTGCGGGAGGCCGTCCTGGAGCTGTACGGCGAGGACCTCGCGGCCTGCGCCGCGCGGATGGCGGACGCGTTCCGCTCCGGCGGCCGGCTCTTCACGTTCGGCAACGGCGGCAGCTCGACGGACGCGCAGGACGTCGCGGCGCTGTTCCTCAACCCGGGCGGGTCCGCGCGGCCGCTGCCCGCGCTGGCGCTCACGACCGACGTCGCCGTGGTCACCGCGCTGTCCAACGACGTCGGGTTCGAGGTGGTGTTCGCGCGGCAGCTCGCCGCGTTCGGGCGTCCGGGCGACATCGCGCTGGCGCTGTCCACCAGCGGGAACTCCGACAACCTCATCGCCGCGCTGCGGGAGGCGGCGCGGCGCGGGATGACGGTGGTCGGGCTCGCCGGATACACCGGCGGGCAGATGGCGGAGACGTCCGGCCTGCACCACTTGTTCACGGTCCCGTCGTCGTCGGTGCACCGCATCCAGGAGGCGCAGACGACGATCTACCACGCGCTCTGGGAACTGACGCAGCGCGAACTGGCGGGGGAGGACTTCTGA
- a CDS encoding nuclear transport factor 2 family protein, translating to MTVPGTFRTAVEAKDLAAITGALDPGIEFRSPVMVKPYLGRDAVAALLGVLLEVFEDFHYTDELVGVPPGGGNGAEPPAQALIFSARVLGKDVQGLDLLRFGETGLVTGLTVMVRPLPAAMTLARVVGRRMEDPTNADDAGGPSGDTAQP from the coding sequence ATGACGGTTCCCGGAACGTTCCGAACGGCGGTGGAGGCCAAGGACCTCGCCGCCATCACCGGTGCGCTGGACCCCGGCATCGAGTTCCGCAGTCCGGTGATGGTGAAGCCCTACCTGGGGCGCGACGCCGTCGCGGCCCTGCTCGGCGTCCTGCTGGAGGTCTTCGAGGACTTCCACTACACCGACGAGCTGGTGGGAGTCCCCCCGGGAGGGGGCAACGGCGCAGAACCGCCGGCGCAGGCGCTGATCTTCAGCGCCCGGGTGCTGGGCAAGGACGTCCAGGGGCTGGACCTGCTCAGGTTCGGCGAGACCGGGCTCGTCACCGGTCTGACCGTCATGGTCCGCCCGCTGCCCGCGGCGATGACGCTCGCCCGGGTGGTCGGCAGACGCATGGAGGATCCGACGAACGCCGACGACGCGGGGGGCCCGTCCGGCGACACCGCGCAGCCATAG
- a CDS encoding acyl carrier protein, which translates to MAVARSEIISHDELQSWLLDKIAFYLDRPVENIDPGVELARYGVDSVYAISIISDIEDHLQVEVDVAEARRRETVADLTDYLLDLVA; encoded by the coding sequence GTGGCGGTGGCCCGATCGGAAATTATTTCCCACGACGAGCTACAATCGTGGCTTCTTGACAAGATCGCCTTCTACCTCGACAGGCCTGTGGAAAACATCGATCCCGGAGTCGAACTCGCCCGTTACGGGGTGGACTCGGTGTACGCGATCAGCATCATCAGCGACATCGAGGACCATCTGCAGGTGGAGGTCGACGTGGCCGAGGCGCGGCGCCGGGAGACGGTGGCCGACCTCACCGACTACCTGCTCGACCTCGTCGCGTGA
- a CDS encoding SGNH/GDSL hydrolase family protein, which produces MKREYSVARALRSPMPLFLAPVLVVQAWRTVRRTPRLDPATGDEQGFVAGADPGRGPAFRVVVIGESTAVGVGASRHAEALPGFLAEELGERLRRSVAWSVSGRNGATARRIIAGLVPPANGSAPNLVVVTAGINDLLRRRPLRRWAADVTELVALLRGRFPEATVLVAGMPPVHRFPALPRPLRSVLGARARAMDRITRDAAAAGGAVHAPMDEAMARDPHLFASDGFHPSAAGYRVWARDLARAAVPATAPVTGSVGAPAAGSGDPPQATPPAGAVPPRTAD; this is translated from the coding sequence ATGAAAAGAGAATATTCCGTCGCCCGCGCTCTCCGTTCGCCGATGCCGCTGTTCCTCGCTCCCGTACTGGTCGTGCAGGCGTGGCGGACGGTGCGGCGGACACCGCGGCTGGACCCGGCGACCGGGGACGAGCAGGGCTTCGTCGCCGGCGCCGACCCCGGGCGGGGCCCGGCCTTCCGGGTCGTGGTGATCGGCGAGTCCACCGCCGTGGGCGTCGGCGCGTCCCGGCACGCCGAGGCGCTGCCCGGCTTCCTGGCGGAGGAACTGGGCGAGCGGCTGCGGCGCAGCGTGGCCTGGTCGGTCTCCGGCCGCAACGGCGCGACGGCCCGGCGCATCATCGCCGGGCTCGTCCCGCCCGCGAACGGCTCCGCGCCGAACCTGGTGGTCGTCACCGCGGGCATCAACGACCTGCTCAGGCGGCGTCCCCTGCGCCGGTGGGCGGCGGACGTGACCGAACTCGTCGCCCTCCTGCGCGGCCGGTTCCCGGAGGCGACGGTGCTCGTCGCCGGGATGCCGCCGGTGCACCGCTTCCCCGCCCTGCCGCGGCCGCTGCGCTCGGTCCTCGGCGCGCGGGCGCGCGCCATGGACCGGATCACTCGGGACGCCGCCGCGGCGGGCGGCGCCGTCCACGCTCCCATGGACGAGGCGATGGCCCGCGACCCCCACCTCTTCGCGTCCGACGGCTTCCACCCGTCGGCCGCGGGGTACCGGGTCTGGGCCCGCGACCTCGCCCGCGCCGCCGTCCCCGCCACCGCTCCCGTGACCGGGTCCGTCGGCGCTCCCGCCGCCGGATCCGGCGACCCGCCACAGGCCACGCCCCCCGCCGGCGCCGTCCCGCCGAGGACGGCCGACTGA
- a CDS encoding SGNH/GDSL hydrolase family protein, with protein sequence MAGRPEAGAAGPAMVVLGDSVAEGQDDPDPAGGWLGWAGRLARHLGISPEEMLNASDPGATVEDVVRDQLPAVREMAPRLVVLGCGMNDALRGFEREAAAGRLAELFGWARGRGAVVLAIPVPRPPLLDITPISQFRKKRTVQRIHDFNAELDRVSREFGMAFPERETVARVADPAMWSADGIHLNPDGHAYVAEVMARIAASLLGERVK encoded by the coding sequence ATGGCCGGCCGGCCCGAGGCCGGCGCCGCCGGGCCCGCCATGGTGGTGCTCGGCGACAGCGTGGCCGAGGGCCAGGACGATCCGGACCCGGCCGGCGGGTGGCTCGGCTGGGCCGGACGGCTGGCCCGTCACCTGGGGATTTCCCCCGAGGAGATGCTCAACGCCTCCGATCCGGGCGCGACGGTCGAGGACGTGGTGCGCGACCAGCTGCCCGCCGTGCGCGAGATGGCGCCGCGGCTGGTCGTGCTCGGCTGCGGCATGAACGACGCGCTGCGCGGCTTCGAGCGGGAGGCCGCGGCCGGCCGGCTGGCGGAGCTGTTCGGCTGGGCCCGCGGGCGCGGCGCGGTCGTCCTCGCCATCCCGGTGCCGCGGCCGCCGCTGCTGGACATCACGCCGATCTCGCAGTTCCGCAAGAAACGCACGGTGCAGCGCATTCATGACTTCAATGCCGAGCTCGACCGGGTCTCCCGCGAGTTCGGAATGGCCTTTCCCGAGCGGGAGACAGTGGCGAGAGTCGCCGATCCCGCGATGTGGAGCGCCGACGGAATCCACCTGAATCCGGATGGGCACGCCTATGTCGCAGAGGTGATGGCGCGGATTGCGGCAAGCCTGCTCGGCGAGCGGGTGAAATGA
- the hypE gene encoding hydrogenase expression/formation protein HypE, which yields MTVREEQVLERIERARARKARLREDTITLAHGSGGKATHTLVEAVFREAFTNPLLDRLDDSACFAVNGAHLAFTTDCHVVSPLFFPGGDIGDLAVNGTVNDLAVCGARPLHLSAGFILEEGFPVADLRRIVESMRRAADAAGVDIVTGDTKVVERGKADGCFVTTAGVGVVRSRPAGEIRPGDTVLVTGPIGEHGVTIMLARGELDLEADVVSDTAPLTCLLADLADACPGGLRRMRDATRGGVATVLNELASDAGTAVVVEEDAIPVRPAVRGACELLGIDPMYVACEGRAVVVVAPECERAALAALRAHPLGEEAAVIGRVTDDPSGLVLLKTAFGGTRIVDLLVGDPLPRIC from the coding sequence ATGACCGTCCGCGAGGAACAGGTCCTGGAACGCATCGAGCGCGCGCGGGCCCGCAAGGCCCGGCTCCGCGAGGACACGATCACGCTCGCGCACGGCTCCGGCGGCAAGGCCACCCACACCCTGGTCGAGGCGGTGTTTCGGGAGGCGTTCACCAATCCGCTCCTGGACCGGCTGGACGACTCGGCGTGTTTCGCGGTGAACGGCGCCCACCTCGCCTTCACCACCGACTGCCATGTGGTGTCGCCCCTGTTCTTCCCCGGCGGCGACATCGGCGACCTGGCCGTCAACGGGACCGTCAACGACCTCGCCGTCTGCGGCGCGAGGCCGCTGCACCTGTCGGCGGGGTTCATCCTCGAAGAGGGGTTCCCCGTCGCCGACCTGCGGCGCATCGTCGAGTCGATGCGGCGCGCGGCGGACGCGGCGGGCGTCGACATCGTCACCGGCGACACCAAGGTCGTCGAGCGCGGGAAGGCCGACGGCTGCTTCGTCACCACGGCGGGCGTGGGGGTCGTGCGGTCCCGGCCGGCGGGGGAGATCCGTCCCGGCGACACCGTGCTGGTGACGGGGCCGATCGGCGAGCACGGCGTCACGATCATGCTGGCGCGCGGCGAGCTCGACCTGGAGGCCGACGTCGTCTCGGACACCGCGCCGCTGACCTGCCTGCTCGCCGACCTGGCCGACGCGTGCCCGGGCGGCCTGCGCCGGATGCGGGACGCGACGCGGGGCGGCGTGGCGACCGTCCTCAACGAGCTGGCGTCGGACGCCGGGACGGCCGTGGTGGTGGAGGAGGACGCGATCCCGGTGCGCCCCGCCGTCCGGGGCGCCTGCGAGCTGCTCGGGATCGACCCGATGTACGTCGCGTGCGAGGGCCGCGCCGTGGTCGTGGTCGCCCCCGAGTGCGAGCGGGCCGCGCTGGCGGCGCTGCGGGCCCACCCGCTGGGCGAGGAGGCCGCCGTCATCGGCCGCGTGACCGACGACCCGTCCGGCCTCGTCCTGCTGAAGACGGCCTTCGGCGGCACCCGCATCGTCGACCTCCTGGTCGGCGACCCGCTACCGCGCATCTGCTGA
- a CDS encoding D-sedoheptulose-7-phosphate isomerase: MTAVKEVFRRRAEPGAALAEEAGAIAAACHAMAARFHRGGRLLTFGTGAAATDAQHVAVEFVHPVIVGKRALPALSLTGDVATITGVCAGAGFDDVFAHQVRCFGGPDDIAFGISPDGRCGSVLRAMECARDRGMLTVALAGGDGGGLAGAVDHLVTVPSGDPRVVKEVHVTAYHVLWELVHVFLEQPGVLGQEVTA, translated from the coding sequence GTGACCGCCGTGAAGGAGGTGTTCCGCCGCCGCGCGGAGCCGGGCGCCGCGCTCGCCGAGGAGGCCGGCGCCATCGCCGCGGCCTGCCACGCGATGGCGGCCCGCTTCCACCGCGGGGGACGCCTGCTCACCTTCGGGACCGGTGCCGCCGCGACCGACGCGCAGCACGTCGCGGTCGAGTTCGTGCACCCGGTGATCGTCGGCAAGCGGGCGCTGCCCGCGCTGTCGCTCACCGGCGACGTCGCGACGATCACCGGCGTCTGCGCCGGCGCGGGGTTCGACGACGTGTTCGCCCACCAGGTCCGCTGCTTCGGCGGCCCGGACGACATCGCGTTCGGGATCTCGCCGGACGGCCGCTGCGGCAGCGTCCTGCGCGCCATGGAGTGCGCCCGGGACCGCGGCATGCTGACGGTCGCGCTGGCGGGCGGCGACGGGGGAGGGCTCGCCGGGGCGGTCGACCACCTGGTCACCGTGCCGTCCGGCGACCCGCGGGTCGTGAAGGAGGTGCACGTCACCGCGTACCACGTGCTGTGGGAGCTGGTGCACGTGTTCCTGGAGCAGCCGGGCGTGCTCGGCCAGGAGGTGACCGCGTGA
- a CDS encoding HypC/HybG/HupF family hydrogenase formation chaperone, which yields MCLAIPGEIVEIMPDRPMAKVDVTGVRRAVNIALLDGERLAAGDWVLIHVGFAMSKIDEDEARATLALLEGLGEAYDDEIDALRESRID from the coding sequence ATGTGCCTGGCGATACCGGGCGAGATCGTGGAGATCATGCCGGACCGCCCGATGGCGAAGGTGGACGTGACCGGCGTCCGGCGGGCGGTGAACATCGCCCTGCTCGACGGGGAGCGGCTCGCCGCCGGCGACTGGGTCCTCATCCATGTCGGGTTCGCCATGTCCAAGATCGACGAGGACGAGGCGAGGGCGACGCTGGCGCTGCTGGAGGGCCTCGGCGAGGCCTACGACGACGAGATCGACGCGCTGCGGGAATCGAGGATCGACTGA
- the hypD gene encoding hydrogenase formation protein HypD has product MRFVDEYRDAERARALAASIASLCEPGRHYKFMEVCGGHTHTIYKHGLEDYLPESISLVHGPGCPVCVIPMGRVDDAIHIASQPDVIMASFGDMMRVPGGRGSFLDAKAAGADIRMVYSPLDALKIAERNPSRRVVFMGIGFETTAPSTAMTVLRAAAAGIRNFSVFCNHVTILPAIKAILDSPDLRLDGFLGPGHVSTVIGCRPYSFITDDYGKPLVVAGFEPLDILQSVHMLLAQLAAGRSEVENQYGRVVPWDGNPRALEAISEVMEPRPYFEWRGLGFISHSALRMKEEFAAFDAERIFDIPGGRVADPKACQCGEVLKGVLKPWECKVFGTACTPETPIGTCMVSSEGACAAYYNFGRFTRERIGEVGRSGGAGRAEDAGQVRETAR; this is encoded by the coding sequence ATGCGCTTCGTCGACGAGTACCGGGACGCGGAGCGGGCGCGGGCGCTCGCCGCCTCGATCGCCTCGCTGTGCGAGCCCGGGCGGCACTACAAGTTCATGGAGGTGTGCGGCGGCCACACGCACACCATCTACAAGCACGGCCTGGAGGACTACCTGCCGGAGAGCATCTCGCTGGTGCACGGGCCGGGCTGCCCGGTGTGCGTGATCCCGATGGGGCGGGTGGACGACGCGATCCACATCGCGTCGCAGCCCGACGTCATCATGGCGTCGTTCGGGGACATGATGCGGGTACCGGGCGGCCGGGGGTCGTTCCTGGACGCCAAGGCCGCCGGCGCGGACATCCGGATGGTGTACTCGCCGCTGGACGCGCTGAAGATCGCCGAGCGGAACCCGTCGCGGCGCGTGGTGTTCATGGGGATCGGGTTCGAGACGACCGCGCCGTCCACCGCCATGACGGTGCTGCGGGCGGCCGCGGCCGGAATCCGGAACTTCTCGGTGTTCTGCAACCACGTGACGATCCTTCCGGCGATCAAGGCCATTCTCGACTCGCCGGACCTGCGCCTGGACGGCTTCCTCGGCCCGGGCCACGTGTCGACCGTGATCGGCTGCCGGCCCTACTCGTTCATCACCGACGACTACGGGAAACCGCTGGTCGTCGCCGGGTTCGAGCCGCTGGACATCCTGCAGTCGGTGCACATGCTGCTGGCCCAGCTCGCCGCGGGCCGCTCGGAGGTGGAGAACCAGTACGGCCGGGTCGTCCCGTGGGACGGCAATCCCCGGGCACTGGAGGCGATCTCCGAGGTCATGGAGCCGCGGCCGTACTTCGAGTGGCGCGGTCTCGGCTTCATCTCCCACTCCGCGCTCCGGATGAAGGAGGAGTTCGCCGCCTTCGATGCCGAGCGCATCTTCGACATCCCGGGCGGACGCGTCGCCGATCCGAAGGCGTGCCAGTGCGGCGAGGTGCTCAAGGGCGTCCTGAAACCGTGGGAGTGCAAGGTCTTCGGGACGGCCTGCACCCCGGAGACGCCGATCGGGACGTGCATGGTCTCGTCCGAGGGCGCGTGCGCCGCGTACTACAACTTCGGCCGCTTCACCCGCGAGCGGATCGGCGAGGTCGGCCGGAGCGGCGGGGCGGGCCGGGCGGAAGACGCCGGACAGGTGAGGGAGACGGCGCGATGA
- a CDS encoding DUF892 family protein, whose amino-acid sequence MIGDAERTLVTTIERRLVGHLKDAHALQEHTEAALSEMLTAAADEPELCRPLGHYAERSRAYTRAIEARLHAHGSSPSIARDAGTLLASVLEGGIGHGHRDPVRHMRDAYVAVHLQIGAGETLRRVADRAGDGETAAVAAAMCEDAHAMSHELSDRWDLAVDMSLRAGHAPSAGDGR is encoded by the coding sequence GTGATCGGGGACGCGGAGCGGACGCTCGTGACGACGATCGAGCGGCGGCTCGTCGGCCATCTGAAGGACGCGCACGCGCTCCAGGAGCACACCGAGGCCGCGCTGAGCGAGATGCTGACCGCGGCGGCCGACGAGCCGGAGCTGTGCCGGCCGCTCGGGCACTACGCCGAGCGGTCGCGGGCGTACACGAGGGCGATCGAGGCGCGGCTGCACGCGCACGGGTCGTCCCCGAGCATCGCGCGCGACGCCGGGACGCTGCTCGCGTCCGTGCTGGAGGGCGGCATCGGCCACGGCCACCGCGACCCCGTCAGGCACATGCGGGACGCCTACGTCGCCGTCCACCTGCAGATCGGGGCGGGCGAGACGCTGCGGCGGGTCGCCGACCGCGCCGGGGACGGGGAGACGGCGGCGGTCGCGGCGGCGATGTGCGAGGACGCCCACGCGATGTCGCACGAGCTGTCGGACCGCTGGGACCTCGCCGTGGACATGTCGCTGCGCGCCGGGCACGCCCCGTCCGCGGGGGACGGCCGGTGA
- a CDS encoding MFS transporter — protein MDTNTTTDETIRGDAAVREERPHSALRGWLGVAAITASLFAFLTTELMPVGILTPVSTSLGISVGVAGLMVTVYGVSAGLGVPFIVAWSRRVNRRVLLSALLAVLAAGNLVTAVSPNYPLVLATRLTMGFASGVFWAIGVSMAMRLVPERQASRAAAVVMSGISIAAVVGMPLGTFLEDLTGWRTTFLIWSGLSALVFLAVAAVIPSLPSRNAVPVREVFALPLRNVRLRSVMFTVVLFVLGHFGAYTFVRPFLEGDSDASPASITGLLMAYGIGGALGNFIAGHTATRHLKATFVTACSGLVASLLLLLTVGHWTAAPVVLLVVWGVSFGAWQLCQVNMTLAAAPDTFEAAMSLNTLAYNTSIAVGALFGGLFADHLGVRSVLWFGAALTAASLLVTLAGVRRGRPASADAR, from the coding sequence GTGGACACGAACACGACGACCGACGAGACGATCAGAGGCGATGCGGCCGTTCGGGAGGAGCGCCCGCACTCGGCCCTTCGAGGATGGCTGGGGGTCGCGGCGATCACGGCCAGTCTGTTCGCCTTCCTCACCACCGAGCTGATGCCCGTCGGCATCCTCACCCCGGTGAGCACGAGCCTCGGCATATCGGTCGGAGTCGCCGGGCTGATGGTCACGGTGTACGGCGTCTCGGCCGGGCTGGGCGTGCCCTTCATCGTGGCGTGGAGCAGGCGCGTCAACCGCCGCGTCCTGCTCTCGGCGCTCCTGGCGGTCCTGGCCGCGGGGAACCTGGTCACCGCCGTCTCCCCGAACTATCCGCTCGTCCTCGCGACACGGCTCACCATGGGTTTCGCGAGCGGGGTCTTCTGGGCCATCGGCGTGAGCATGGCGATGCGCCTCGTTCCGGAGCGCCAGGCGAGCAGGGCGGCCGCGGTCGTGATGTCCGGCATCTCGATCGCCGCCGTGGTGGGCATGCCGCTCGGCACGTTCCTTGAGGACCTCACCGGCTGGCGGACGACGTTCCTCATCTGGAGCGGCCTCAGCGCGCTGGTGTTCCTCGCGGTCGCCGCCGTCATCCCGTCGCTGCCGTCGCGGAACGCGGTCCCAGTCCGCGAGGTGTTCGCCCTTCCGCTCAGGAACGTGCGGCTGCGCTCGGTCATGTTCACCGTCGTGCTGTTCGTGCTCGGCCACTTCGGGGCCTACACGTTCGTGCGGCCGTTCCTGGAAGGCGACTCGGACGCCTCGCCCGCCTCCATCACCGGGCTCCTGATGGCCTACGGCATCGGGGGCGCCCTGGGGAACTTCATCGCCGGGCACACCGCGACCAGGCACCTCAAGGCGACCTTCGTCACCGCCTGCTCGGGCCTCGTCGCCTCGTTGCTGCTGCTTCTGACGGTCGGGCACTGGACGGCCGCGCCGGTCGTCCTGCTCGTCGTGTGGGGCGTGTCCTTCGGCGCCTGGCAGCTGTGCCAGGTCAACATGACGCTCGCCGCCGCGCCCGACACGTTCGAGGCCGCGATGTCGCTCAACACCCTGGCCTACAACACCTCCATCGCGGTCGGCGCGCTGTTCGGCGGGCTGTTCGCCGACCATCTGGGCGTCAGGAGCGTCCTCTGGTTCGGCGCGGCGCTGACGGCGGCGTCGCTGCTCGTCACGCTCGCCGGCGTCCGGCGGGGCCGCCCGGCGTCAGCAGATGCGCGGTAG
- a CDS encoding sulfotransferase family protein: protein MEGESCRPIFVLGCPRSGTTLLQQMLHSHRQIAFPSETRFVHISYDLRHRFGDLERPENRRALAEWITSGEGTKFGVLRLDAAAVVEEIVQGPPTLGSAIAAVFRAYARRHGKPRWGDKRPSYFRRVPMLRRMFPDAQFVHLVRDGRDAVSSLTRMPWFDGDIHAAALTWREAVDMGTRLQTRLGPETFYEFRYEDLVAEPEDALTRLCAFLGEEYDPGMTTAYRHARRTVPSTRRWHLGTHEAVNGRHVGAWRDRLEGWEADLVQHVLASRLRHHGYAITEGARPAAAPLVGFHRLAVHRWRARHAQAVRERLAEGREPNPVVSWLNGPVSVS, encoded by the coding sequence ATGGAGGGGGAGTCGTGCAGGCCCATCTTCGTGCTCGGGTGCCCGCGCTCGGGGACGACGCTGCTGCAGCAGATGCTGCACTCGCACCGGCAGATCGCGTTCCCCTCCGAGACGCGGTTCGTGCACATTTCCTACGATCTCCGGCACCGGTTCGGGGACCTGGAGCGGCCGGAGAACCGGCGCGCGCTGGCCGAATGGATCACCAGCGGCGAGGGCACCAAGTTCGGGGTGCTGCGGCTGGACGCCGCGGCCGTGGTCGAGGAGATCGTGCAGGGGCCGCCGACGCTCGGGTCGGCGATCGCGGCGGTGTTCCGCGCCTACGCGCGCCGGCACGGGAAGCCGCGCTGGGGGGACAAGCGGCCGAGCTACTTCCGCCGGGTGCCGATGCTCCGGCGGATGTTCCCCGACGCCCAGTTCGTCCATCTCGTCAGGGACGGCCGGGACGCGGTGAGCTCCCTGACGCGGATGCCGTGGTTCGACGGCGACATCCACGCCGCCGCGCTGACCTGGCGTGAGGCGGTCGACATGGGCACGCGCCTCCAGACCCGCCTCGGCCCGGAAACGTTCTACGAGTTCCGCTACGAGGACCTGGTCGCCGAGCCCGAGGACGCCCTGACGAGGCTGTGCGCGTTCCTCGGCGAGGAGTACGACCCCGGCATGACGACGGCGTACCGGCACGCACGGCGGACCGTGCCGTCCACGCGGAGGTGGCACCTGGGCACGCACGAGGCCGTCAACGGCCGCCATGTCGGCGCCTGGCGCGACCGGCTGGAGGGCTGGGAGGCGGACCTCGTCCAGCACGTGCTCGCCTCCCGGCTGCGCCACCACGGTTACGCGATCACGGAGGGGGCGCGTCCCGCGGCGGCGCCGCTCGTAGGATTCCACCGCCTGGCGGTGCACCGCTGGCGGGCGCGGCACGCGCAGGCCGTCCGTGAACGGCTCGCGGAGGGACGCGAGCCCAACCCCGTCGTCTCGTGGCTGAACGGTCCGGTAAGCGTGTCCTGA
- a CDS encoding HypC/HybG/HupF family hydrogenase formation chaperone: MTGCTGDHCVTCADEAVPVVVARLLGDGLADVDVGGGRLEQVSVALVDADVGDTVLVHAKEAIGVVTT, translated from the coding sequence GTGACCGGGTGCACGGGCGACCACTGCGTGACCTGCGCGGACGAGGCCGTCCCGGTCGTCGTCGCGCGGCTCCTCGGCGACGGCCTCGCGGACGTCGACGTCGGCGGCGGACGGCTCGAACAGGTCAGCGTGGCGCTGGTGGACGCCGATGTCGGCGACACCGTGCTCGTCCACGCCAAGGAGGCGATCGGGGTCGTGACGACGTGA
- a CDS encoding LysR family transcriptional regulator has protein sequence MELQQMRYVVAVAETANFTRAAERCRVVQSALSHQIARLERELGTRLFDRTSRRVRLTPAGEAFLPAARQALDAADRARAEVAAVSGEIRGRLAIGAIPTVTAVDLPSALKDFHVRHPQVRVTLRIGGSADLAERVRQGTLDLAFLGLPRSARPKGVHGRVLAHGELVAVVAPGHPLADAVDVGLRRLADEVFVDFSAGTAGRAQSDEAFAAAGVGRDVAFEVTTPDLLVRLVRLGLGVGMLPAAFVTGLADLRVVELRDPPTRVEHLIWSRLGPSPAATAFLAALDVPAVPAPPRGAARETPSAEKGGAPADAGA, from the coding sequence ATGGAGCTCCAGCAGATGCGCTACGTGGTCGCGGTGGCGGAGACGGCGAACTTCACCCGGGCGGCCGAGCGCTGCCGGGTCGTCCAGTCGGCGCTGAGCCACCAGATCGCCCGGCTGGAACGCGAGCTGGGCACCCGGCTCTTCGACCGGACCAGCCGCCGGGTCCGGCTGACCCCGGCCGGTGAGGCGTTCCTGCCCGCCGCCCGGCAGGCCCTCGACGCCGCGGACCGCGCCCGCGCCGAGGTCGCGGCGGTCTCCGGCGAGATCCGCGGCCGGCTCGCCATCGGCGCCATCCCCACGGTGACGGCGGTGGACCTGCCGAGCGCACTGAAGGATTTCCACGTCCGCCATCCGCAGGTGCGGGTCACGCTCCGCATCGGAGGGAGCGCGGACCTGGCCGAGCGGGTGCGGCAGGGCACGCTGGACCTCGCGTTCCTCGGGCTGCCGCGCAGCGCCCGGCCGAAAGGCGTGCACGGCCGCGTGCTGGCGCACGGCGAGCTGGTGGCGGTGGTCGCCCCCGGGCACCCGCTGGCCGACGCGGTGGACGTCGGCCTGCGCCGCCTCGCGGACGAGGTGTTCGTCGACTTCTCCGCCGGGACGGCCGGGCGCGCCCAGTCCGACGAGGCGTTCGCCGCCGCCGGGGTCGGCCGTGACGTCGCCTTCGAGGTGACGACCCCGGACCTCCTGGTCCGGCTGGTCCGGCTCGGCCTGGGCGTCGGCATGCTCCCCGCCGCCTTCGTCACCGGGCTCGCGGACCTGCGCGTCGTCGAGCTCCGTGATCCGCCGACCCGGGTCGAGCATCTGATCTGGAGCCGCCTCGGGCCCTCTCCGGCCGCCACCGCCTTTCTGGCGGCCCTGGACGTCCCGGCGGTGCCCGCACCACCTCGCGGCGCGGCGCGGGAAACGCCGTCGGCGGAAAAGGGCGGAGCGCCGGCGGATGCGGGGGCGTGA